A DNA window from Synchiropus splendidus isolate RoL2022-P1 chromosome 2, RoL_Sspl_1.0, whole genome shotgun sequence contains the following coding sequences:
- the LOC128754498 gene encoding heart- and neural crest derivatives-expressed protein 2-like, giving the protein MCGRFCAAMSLVSGFPQHPAMHHHDSHHYSLHAATATRCQEDSAAAPQYFTSWFISRADMPPTEYKFAPGYSPDYHGNNGAGSNGGLDSHYHHHYGPTALLSHGVRNSETGAAIGLQHQTHPRSVKRRPTANRKERRRTQSINSAFAELRECIPNVPADTKLSKIKTLRLATSYISYLMDILDKDGQQEDTHAFKAELKTEGRRQREAVDILKTTSASSSHVSSMPMGDKKTKGRTGWPQHVWALELHQ; this is encoded by the exons ATGTGCGGGCGCTTTTGCGCTGCGATGAGTTTGGTGTCCGGGTTTCCTCAACACCCGGCCATGCACCATCACGACAGCCACCACTACTCGCTACATGCGGCTACAGCGACTCGTTGCCAAGAAGACAGTGCTGCGGCTCCTCAGTATTTCACCAGCTGGTTCATCAGCCGCGCGGACATGCCGCCCACTGAATACAAGTTTGCGCCTGGATACAGCCCGGACTACCATGGGAACAACGGCGCCGGCTCTAACGGAGGCCTGGACTCGCACTACCATCATCACTACGGGCCCACAGCTTTGCTCTCACATGGGGTTCGTAACTCAGAGACTGGAGCGGCGATCGGGCTTCAACACCAGACACATCCCCGGTCCGTAAAGCGCAGACCCACGGCTAACAGGAAAGAGAGGCGACGGACCCAAAGTATTAATTCGGCATTTGCAGAGTTGAGGGAATGTATTCCTAATGTTCCCGCTGACACTAAACTCTCGAAAATAAAGACATTAAGGCTGGCCACCAGCTACATCTCCTACCTGATGGACATCCTTGACAAGGACGGTCAACAGGAGGATACACACGCTTTTAAGGCCGAGCTGAAGACGGAGGGGAGACGACAGAGGGAAGCG GTGGACATTTTAAAGACAACATCGGCATCGTCGTCACACGTATCCTCAATGCCAATGGGTGATAAGAAAACGAAAGGAAGAACTGGATGGCCCCAGCACGTTTGGGCTTTGGAGCTTCATCAGTAG